The following coding sequences lie in one Timaviella obliquedivisa GSE-PSE-MK23-08B genomic window:
- a CDS encoding DUF433 domain-containing protein, with protein sequence MAATPNQNLEIIRTERGLTIANTRISIYNVMDFLKAQYPPKLIRERFNLTDAQINAALAYIEVNRTQVEAEYQEALRTREEIHQYWEERNREHFAQLMTKPHKPEQEALWAKLEEQKAGRVSIKA encoded by the coding sequence ATGGCAGCAACACCCAACCAGAATCTAGAGATCATTCGGACAGAACGCGGATTGACGATCGCAAATACACGCATCAGTATCTACAACGTCATGGATTTTCTGAAGGCTCAGTATCCACCCAAGCTCATTCGGGAGCGCTTCAATCTCACCGATGCCCAGATTAATGCCGCCTTGGCTTACATTGAGGTGAATCGCACTCAAGTAGAAGCTGAATATCAAGAAGCCCTACGCACTAGAGAAGAGATTCATCAGTATTGGGAAGAACGAAACCGTGAACACTTTGCTCAACTCATGACAAAACCGCACAAACCAGAGCAAGAGGCGCTCTGGGCAAAACTTGAGGAACAGAAGGCGGGGCGTGTTTCAATAAAAGCATGA